The DNA sequence GTCGCTGTTTCGATCGAAGAAACCGACCTGGCGCGCATCGATATGCAGGCAATCACGGATCTGGTCGCGGACAACATCATCAGAGAAAATCTGGATGCATATGAGAATGCAGTAGGGGATATCATCCGCGCGTTATAACGCCAAAGGTGTGCCCAGCTCCGATGAACGCTCTCTTCATCGGAGCACATTTCGTGCTGGGAAGCCTAACTCCTTTGAAAATGTGTTTGCCGGAGCACGGTCATTTTCCCGTAGCCCAACTACGGCGAGGCCCGCCTGACCGGAGGAGACAACCCGCTCGGGATCCTCTTCTCCGGCGCAAAAACCGAACGAAAGCACGCTGCCATCCGCATTTTATTCATCAATGCGGATGGCAGCGTGTTTTTTTCGCAAGGAGCAAGAGGACGTATTTTTCGGCACAGTTAATTCTGAATTTCAGTAAAATAATTATAGTTATTTCAAGAATCCTGTCTTTGACACTTGTAGAAGGAAAAAAGCCGAGAAAATGCTGCTATTACAGCTTTTTTCGGCTTTTTTATTTTGTTAAAAAGTGCGTACCTTTTTCGTGGTTTTGGTCATTTTAAAAATTTTTTTCATTTTTTTTGTAGGGAGAATCTGATAGTCTGTTCGGAAGCCAAAGGCTTCATGTAGGGAATCTGTGAAATCTGTTCTAGTATAGGCCGGAATGAATCCCTCGCCACGGAGTTCCATGAAGTTCATTTCCCTTAGTTTTGTGATGGTCTCTTGGCAAGTAAACTTTTCTCCCATTTTTTTCTCCAACACCCTCACTACCATAAGTGAGATGAAACAAGTCATAAAATGAGCAATAATGCGATCGTCACGACTCAGATAGACGGGTCTGGACCTCAGTTCACTTTTCATGATGCGAAAGCTTTCCTCGATTTCCCAACGCCTGTGGTTAATGGCTATAATTTCCTCAGCGGAACTTGCTAGATTCGTACATACAGCGTAAAAGCCATCATACCGAGCTTCTTTATTGATTACATCTTGATTTAAGGAGAACGCAACCTTTTCTGCTTTCTCACCATCAGAGGTGTAGGGGATTTGCTCGATAAACCGTTTGTAGTCGTTCTGGTTGGCTTTCTTGAATTTTTGAGGAGTGGTATCAATTAGTTTCTGTGCGCGCTCCACCTGACGATTGCGAATCTGCTCCTGATAAATGCGGTATTTCAGAGAATAAGTGACAATCAGTCTTTGTTCTAGACCATCTTCATTGATCCATCGCACTTTATAAAAGTTCTTGTTCCGGTCTTCTTTCGAATCATAAGAAAGTTGCCTCACATCATAGCCATCTTCAGGGGATTCGTCTTGGCCAGCTAGCCGCCAACCCTTCGGGTCCAACGCCCAATCCTTCAGATGGGCTTTCAGTTTTTTGACGGATTGAACAGTTATGAAGCCCCGGTTTCCTAGATTGTTATACTTGCGGTTAGCTGTCGATGCCAATCCTGCGTCCGTACACACTATGAATTGAGATAATTCAAAATCTGAAAGGATCTTCTTCTCCAAGGGTTTCAAGGTTGTCTGCTCGTTCGTATTCCCCTTCTGAATTGAGAATGCCAGTGGCATGCCGTTTCCATCCATGAAAAGCCCCATTTGCACAATCGGATTGGGCCGATGCTCCTTCGACAAGCCGTATTGTTTTAACCCCTCCTCCTGTTCGATTTCGAAAAAGAAATTTGTACAGTCGTAGAAGAGGACGCGCGTATTCCGAGGAAGA is a window from the Trichococcus shcherbakoviae genome containing:
- a CDS encoding IS1634 family transposase codes for the protein MRLKVSKSKNAASFYVTKTIYENGKERTITVEKLGTEKELREKLDGQDPYAWAKTYVSELTAKEKENQREILAPLSPIKQIEKNHPCLFNGGYLFLQDIYYDLKLDKICQTISDRHKFSFDLNSILSYLIYGRIIYPASKKATHELSQKFLERPSFELQHVYRALEVLAKEFDWIQAQLYKNSLAILPRNTRVLFYDCTNFFFEIEQEEGLKQYGLSKEHRPNPIVQMGLFMDGNGMPLAFSIQKGNTNEQTTLKPLEKKILSDFELSQFIVCTDAGLASTANRKYNNLGNRGFITVQSVKKLKAHLKDWALDPKGWRLAGQDESPEDGYDVRQLSYDSKEDRNKNFYKVRWINEDGLEQRLIVTYSLKYRIYQEQIRNRQVERAQKLIDTTPQKFKKANQNDYKRFIEQIPYTSDGEKAEKVAFSLNQDVINKEARYDGFYAVCTNLASSAEEIIAINHRRWEIEESFRIMKSELRSRPVYLSRDDRIIAHFMTCFISLMVVRVLEKKMGEKFTCQETITKLREMNFMELRGEGFIPAYTRTDFTDSLHEAFGFRTDYQILPTKKMKKIFKMTKTTKKVRTF